From a single Okeanomitos corallinicola TIOX110 genomic region:
- a CDS encoding FAD-dependent oxidoreductase yields the protein MKSLISITLLTTFLTPYSVTATPLRNPDKTVNCEILVVGGGLSGVATAYESLLAGRTVCLTEITDWLGGQISSQGTSALDERPTQRAKQFYPRGYLELRNRIQKKYNKLNPGDCWVSDSCFLPGDAHNIISRMLKDAEKQGRGKLNLFPNTVIKDLQISQDGKIIDGAIAIQHQPTKNAPPLNTFTLSQTIEDAYNYQNSSRLDKKIIRFLPKQSQRNHQWYIVDASETGEIIALADVPYRLGIDARSYLEPSASSTTNDPYCTQGFTYTFAMEATKEPQIQIMPPFYNQYAPYFSYELSRLANFDLVFTYRRIWSPNKGQQTKFGGINFTTPTPGDISMQNWTWGNDYRPGTAKDNLIYTRQQLQAAGQLQSGGWKGGLRTEALRKGEENALAYYYWLTAGNTDSQLGDGVKQPQPNHRLLTGINSPMGTVHGLSKYPYMREGRRIIGRPSWGQPEGFGIWEVDISRRNYNDEYYKKTLPTDMYRQLKATLAGLEATSVIRGEVSPDQAMKRSRSTIFPDAVGIGHYAIDFHPCMENSPPEAPGNKERRGERRGAGQAYPFQIALRSMIPQKIDNLLVGGKSIATSHIAAAAYRVHSFEWSSGAAAGTVASFALRENIAPYQLVDDLPRLEPKLQILKDILEKNGNPTAFPDTSIFNQNWQDWK from the coding sequence ATGAAAAGTCTCATCAGCATCACCTTACTAACCACATTCCTCACCCCCTATTCCGTCACCGCAACCCCACTCAGAAACCCAGATAAAACTGTCAACTGTGAAATTCTCGTTGTGGGTGGGGGACTGTCTGGAGTTGCGACAGCTTACGAAAGTTTACTTGCAGGACGCACAGTTTGCTTAACAGAAATTACCGACTGGTTAGGAGGACAAATTTCCTCTCAAGGTACATCTGCGTTAGATGAAAGACCAACTCAAAGAGCTAAACAATTCTATCCTCGCGGATATTTAGAATTAAGAAATCGCATTCAAAAAAAATATAATAAACTCAATCCTGGTGACTGTTGGGTAAGTGATTCTTGTTTTCTTCCTGGTGATGCTCATAATATCATTTCCCGAATGTTAAAAGATGCAGAAAAACAAGGTCGAGGAAAATTAAATTTATTCCCAAATACGGTAATTAAAGATTTACAAATTAGTCAAGATGGTAAGATTATAGATGGTGCGATCGCAATACAACATCAACCAACAAAAAACGCTCCACCGTTAAACACCTTCACCCTTTCCCAAACCATAGAAGACGCTTACAATTATCAAAATTCCTCCCGTCTTGATAAAAAAATCATTCGTTTTCTACCCAAACAATCTCAAAGAAATCATCAATGGTACATTGTAGATGCAAGCGAAACTGGGGAAATTATCGCCTTAGCTGATGTTCCTTATCGTCTAGGAATTGATGCACGTTCCTATCTCGAACCTTCAGCTTCTAGCACTACAAATGATCCCTATTGTACCCAAGGTTTTACATATACCTTTGCAATGGAAGCGACTAAAGAACCACAAATCCAAATAATGCCCCCATTTTATAATCAATATGCCCCATATTTTAGTTATGAATTATCAAGATTAGCTAATTTTGATTTAGTTTTTACCTATCGTCGGATTTGGAGTCCAAACAAAGGTCAACAAACTAAATTTGGTGGGATCAATTTTACAACTCCCACCCCTGGAGACATATCTATGCAAAACTGGACTTGGGGGAATGACTACCGACCAGGAACAGCAAAAGATAATTTAATTTATACCCGTCAACAATTACAAGCCGCTGGACAATTACAGTCAGGAGGCTGGAAAGGAGGACTCAGAACTGAAGCACTCCGCAAAGGTGAAGAAAATGCTCTTGCTTATTATTACTGGTTGACTGCGGGAAACACTGATTCTCAACTTGGTGATGGTGTGAAGCAACCCCAACCAAATCACCGTTTATTAACTGGTATAAATTCACCAATGGGAACTGTCCACGGTTTATCAAAATACCCATATATGCGAGAGGGAAGACGGATTATTGGCCGTCCTAGTTGGGGACAACCGGAGGGTTTTGGAATTTGGGAAGTTGATATTTCTCGTCGTAATTATAATGATGAGTATTACAAGAAAACACTGCCAACAGATATGTATCGTCAGTTAAAAGCGACACTGGCAGGTTTAGAAGCAACTTCTGTAATTAGGGGTGAAGTTTCCCCAGATCAGGCTATGAAGCGTAGCCGTTCTACTATTTTCCCGGATGCAGTAGGTATCGGACATTACGCTATAGATTTTCATCCTTGTATGGAAAATAGTCCCCCAGAAGCACCAGGAAATAAAGAACGTCGAGGAGAAAGAAGGGGTGCAGGTCAAGCTTATCCTTTTCAAATCGCGCTCAGATCAATGATTCCTCAAAAAATTGATAATTTATTAGTAGGGGGTAAAAGTATTGCCACCAGTCACATAGCTGCTGCTGCTTATCGGGTACATTCCTTTGAATGGTCATCTGGTGCTGCTGCGGGAACTGTGGCTAGTTTTGCACTCAGAGAAAATATTGCACCTTATCAGTTAGTTGATGATTTACCTAGATTAGAACCAAAGTTGCAGATTTTAAAGGATATTTTGGAGAAAAATGGTAATCCTACAGCTTTTCCTGATACTTCTATTTTTAATCAAAATTGGCAAGATTGGAAGTAA